The following coding sequences lie in one Stenotrophomonas rhizophila genomic window:
- a CDS encoding ABC transporter permease subunit — translation MNAAVWKRWLPGTRGSVIAAPYLWLLLFFAVPFVIILMISFARTQVGSPPYTWLLEYVDGAFSLKLNLGNYAALVKDSQYVLAYLSSIKIAVIATLFTLLIGYPMAYVISRMSPAARNVAMMLVVLPSWTSFLIRVYAWIGILDRNGLLNQLLLKLGVIDAPLQILYTPTAAYIGIVYCYLPFMVLPLYANLVKLDNRLLEAAYDLGAKPWQAFLRITLPLSRTGIIAGCMLVMIPAVGEFVIPEMLGGPDTLMIGRVLWGEFFNNRDWPTASAVAIVMLLLLLVPILLFNRVQQRELEGKLA, via the coding sequence ATGAACGCCGCCGTCTGGAAGCGCTGGCTCCCCGGCACCCGCGGCAGTGTGATCGCCGCGCCCTACCTGTGGCTGCTGCTGTTCTTCGCGGTGCCGTTCGTGATCATCCTGATGATCTCGTTCGCGCGTACGCAGGTGGGCTCGCCGCCCTACACCTGGTTGCTGGAATACGTGGACGGGGCGTTCTCGCTGAAGCTCAACCTGGGCAACTACGCGGCGCTGGTGAAGGACAGCCAGTACGTGCTGGCCTACCTGAGTTCGATCAAGATCGCGGTGATCGCCACGCTGTTCACGCTGCTGATCGGTTACCCGATGGCCTACGTGATTTCGCGGATGTCGCCGGCCGCGCGCAACGTGGCGATGATGCTGGTGGTGCTGCCGTCGTGGACCTCGTTCCTGATCCGGGTATATGCGTGGATCGGCATCCTGGACCGCAACGGGCTGCTCAACCAGCTGCTGCTCAAGCTCGGGGTGATCGATGCGCCGTTGCAGATCCTGTACACGCCGACCGCCGCTTACATCGGCATCGTGTACTGCTACCTGCCGTTCATGGTGCTGCCGCTGTATGCCAACCTGGTCAAGCTGGACAACCGGCTGCTGGAGGCGGCCTACGACCTGGGCGCCAAGCCGTGGCAGGCGTTCCTGCGGATCACCTTGCCGCTGTCGCGCACCGGCATCATCGCCGGCTGCATGCTGGTGATGATTCCGGCGGTGGGCGAATTCGTGATTCCCGAGATGCTGGGCGGTCCGGACACGCTGATGATCGGGCGGGTGCTGTGGGGCGAGTTCTTCAACAACCGCGACTGGCCGACGGCCTCGGCGGTGGCGATCGTGATGCTGCTGTTGCTGCTGGTGCCGATCCTGCTGTTCAACCGGGTCCAGCAGCGTGAGCTGGAAGGGAAGCTGGCATGA
- a CDS encoding ABC transporter permease subunit: protein MSMVRGNRWLSWSVLGLGFGFLYLPILLLMIYSFNESKLATVWSGFSTRWYGELFNNRQILDALWISLKVAFWTACASTVLGTMAAMVMTRFKRFSGKTVFGALITAPLVMPEVILGFSLMTLLVAMGGIPGFPARGVTSIWIAHVTFTLSFVTVVVSSRLQELDRSLEEAAMDLGAGRLKVFLQITLPIIAPALVAGWLLAFTLSLDDVVIASFVAGPSSTTLPMKVFASVRMGIKPEINALATLMVLAVSIAAVVGWFVTARGEKRRQRDMQMALQDKG, encoded by the coding sequence ATGAGCATGGTGCGCGGCAACCGGTGGCTGAGCTGGTCGGTGCTGGGGCTGGGCTTCGGCTTTCTGTATCTGCCGATCCTGCTGCTGATGATCTATTCGTTCAACGAATCCAAGCTGGCCACGGTGTGGTCGGGCTTTTCCACGCGCTGGTATGGGGAGCTGTTCAACAACCGGCAGATTCTGGATGCGCTGTGGATCAGCCTGAAGGTGGCGTTCTGGACGGCCTGTGCGTCGACGGTGCTGGGCACGATGGCGGCGATGGTGATGACGCGTTTCAAGCGGTTCTCGGGCAAGACGGTGTTCGGTGCGCTGATCACCGCGCCGTTGGTGATGCCGGAGGTGATCCTGGGCTTTTCGCTGATGACGCTGCTGGTAGCGATGGGCGGTATTCCCGGCTTTCCGGCACGCGGGGTGACGAGCATCTGGATTGCGCATGTGACGTTTACGCTGTCGTTCGTGACGGTGGTGGTGTCGTCGCGGCTGCAGGAGCTGGACCGGTCGCTGGAGGAAGCGGCGATGGATCTGGGGGCGGGGCGGTTGAAGGTGTTCCTGCAGATCACGCTGCCGATCATCGCCCCGGCGCTGGTGGCGGGCTGGTTGTTGGCGTTTACGCTGTCGCTGGACGATGTGGTGATTGCCAGTTTCGTGGCAGGCCCGAGTTCGACGACGCTGCCGATGAAGGTGTTCGCGTCGGTGCGGATGGGGATCAAGCCGGAGATCAATGCACTGGCGACGCTGATGGTGCTGGCGGTGTCGATCGCGGCGGTGGTGGGGTGGTTCGTGACGGCCCGCGGCGAGAAGCGCCGCCAGCGCGACATGCAGATGGCGTTGCAGGACAAGGGGTGA